In the Balaenoptera ricei isolate mBalRic1 chromosome 1, mBalRic1.hap2, whole genome shotgun sequence genome, TCAGCAAAGCATTTCTTACCAGAGCATTTCTATTCCCACCAATGTAGAGAAAATATGATACTATAAAGTCATTTGTATTTTCCCATGTCAAATTccctaaaaagatttttaaaacttgataaaATTTATTACCAGCCTCCTGTCTTTCAAATGATAGGGAGAATCCTGTGCTAtgcttttggaaaattcttgTACCTGCAGTGAAAAAATGCAATATTTCATTAAGGGCATAGTGTCTTACGTTTGAATttggttatttctatttttcataatAAGCTTTAAAAGTATTACTTTAGTCTTCAGTTGATCAGTCTGTTCTTTTAACTTCTGACACATCTGTTTCCCTTGGGATATCATGTGAAATGTGTAAGAAGAATTTGAGGAAGGGTCTTTCTGAGAGGTCAATGGCATCTTAGAGGGACTTGTGTCAGATTCTATTCCTATGTAATAAAGAATAAGTTTTGGTTACCATTCATCTCAGCTGCACTGCAGTTTTATTAAGTACAGAAAACAGAAGTCTGTGGcaatcactatttttaaaaaaattttttttcaaaatgtatatCTAAATCAAAGAGGTTTAAAAATGCCGGTAccgggactaccctggtggcgcagtggttaagaaactgcctgccagtgcaggggacatgggttggatccctggtcctggaggatcccacatgcctcagagcaactaagcccgtgtgccacaactactgagcctgcactctagagcttgcaagctgcaactactgagcccacacgctgcaactactgaagcctgcgcgcctagagcccatgctccacaacaagaaaagctatcacaatgagaagcccaagcatcatagcgaagagcagcccccactcaccacaactagagaaagcccacgcacagcaacgaaggcccaatgcagccaaaaattaaataaataaataaataaaagtttttaaaaatgctagtACCTGCAAGATGTTCTTGGTGGATATGTACTGTGGGCTCCATCTGCGCatttaaaggagaagaaaacatgACTGTTGATAGTGATCATGACGCCATTACTCAGGATGACTTGATGTGTTCTGGTCATCGTGGAGGCCACCCAGTTGTGGCAAGAGCTGGGGCCCTGATGCCAAGGTTGAATTCCACTCTGACACTTATCTGCCAGGTGACCCAGAGCAATTACTTCATCACTGTAAACCTCAAATTCCTcaacagtaaaatggggatagtaatagaacctacctcatagtgttgtgatgagaattaaatgttaccatagtatctggcacatggtaagcgtTCATGTTAGCTGTTACTACTATCATGTTTGATACTATTACGAGGAATACTCACATATTTCTCCTACAGCTAGACCATAGGTTCCACAAAGGACCGTTGTTGGTCTCGTCACCGGCTCTATTGCTAGTGTTCTCACTAACACCCAGACACATGGTAGCCACACTCCAGAGAATAATAACAGTAAGCGTTAAGTTCCAAAATGCGTCAAGATAGTGATTGTTCACACAGCCCTTTTCTACTCACCACAGGCTAACTGGATAAGAGTTCAAATTCTGGAGTGATTCACATTGAGGGTCTTCCCATTGTTCCCAACACACGCAGCTCACAAACACGCTAGTGCCAGGGAGCTACTGTAGTGGTCAAACTAGGCTGTGGTTATTATGAATATCTCAATTATATGGTGGCTGTGGAACCTATAGAGTCCAGTTCTCCAACCTGAACTGACAGGACGAGAGAAAATCAGACACCTGACTTCAGAATCCCATTGCCAGAGACAGATGAACTTGATATTCATTCTGCCCCTACTAACCACAGGGCACTGAGAACTGTGCCCACCGAGGGGCGTTCTCCTGCAAGCACAATGAGGAACGTGGAGACTTCCCAGTGTCACAGGGGTACAGATTTCTCCATGACTGAGAGAAGCATCCCAGTCGAGGCCAGGTGGGCTGCTGGTTCCAggtacgtgtgtatgtgtgtgtgtgtcagggtggGGGGGGTTCTGCTCAAACTCACCAGAACGTTCAGCTGAAAGAGAAGGCAGCTGAAGCATAAAGAGGTGGAAATGGAAATAGGCAGAGAATGTTCAGTCGGGGGGCCCTTCATAGAATGCTTAAAGGAAAGATCATACAGTCCTGGCAAAGTGCCAGAGAACTACAGTGTTTACTTTGATCATTATTGTGAACTTACCTAACTATTGAACCTCAAACAATCAATGAGATCCTGAGCCTCAGCATGTTGGGAAGGTGGGTGGAAGGATGGGAAGATGGGGAAAGGGGAAATAGTATAAATTAAACATTAGCAACATTTTGTACTAAATAGTTACCAATATAACAATCTTGAAGCGTGTTATTAAAGATCTTAATTCAGTCCAATTGAGCATTCATAACCAAGGACATAATATGTGCAAACAGAAGGCTAGGCCTCTGGGGGAACTTGGGCAAAGGAAAGATGAAGACGAGGTGGCTGCCTCCAGAGTCTTCAGATCTAGTGGAAGGAACAGACGTTTCCAAATCGTTAGGATCCAAAGCGGGCTGAGATAAATGCTCCGACAGAATACTAAACAAACAAGGATGGGAAAGACTGTGACTGGGGGCTTCTGAAAAGTCCTGTGGCCAGTGGGGAATTGAAAGAGGCCATGAAAATGAGCAGGTCTTTGGTAAGCAGAGGTGGGAGGTTCCACGTGAGGCAGGATCTCAGAGAGGGCAGGGCCAGCCAGGTACCTGAGGATGACTCCTGGGGTAGGAGGGGGGAGTTTAGTTTAGAAGCGTAGGATGACATAAAAAACGGGGAAACGCAAATTCCAGGTTTGAgaacttggattttattctattatGTGTTGCTGTTAGTTCGGCCCCTGATTCTTCTCAGGAGAAGACCCACTGAGCTTCTGAGAGGTCAAGGTATTGGGCCAGAACTGGAACCCAGAACCTCAGACCTACAACTCAGTTCTATGCACCCTCCAAAGACCCACACTGATATAGATGAGCCACGACCCTGCTTATATGTTTGCTGGAGATGGCTTTCACTTACCTCTATCTGTTGTGAAGGTTCAGGAGTTTTCCATTTCTGCTCTTGTTTTTCAACATCGTTTGATCTAGACATGCTTTCTGAAATATCTTGCACAATAGCTGATTTATCTCTCAATTTAGGAGAAAAGCTGGCTTGTTTATCAGTTGTAAGTGGTTTGTCAATTATGTTATTTTTAGGAGCAACTTTAGAGGAATCAGAGAACCAGTAATGAACTTGACCTTGGCCGTATTTGAACCTGTTGCCTGAACTTTCTTGTTCAGCCTGCTGTTTCTGGGGTGTTTGCCCTTGGCAACTTTTTTCTTTATCACCTGGACTCTTGATTTTAGTTAGAAAATTTGAATTTTCCTGATGGCTGCTTTCTCCAGCAGCGACTGGATCCTCTAAATCAGAGGTGTTTTCTTCTGTCGTGGTTGGAAAACAACTGGGCTTATTGCTGTTTTCACCATCGCTTTTGGAGTTGAGTTGGTCAGTGAGTTCTGAGGTTTGTTCTGTCGGCCAAGAATTCTTAACATGctgcaaaataatatttttaataatagctcCGTCAAAACTGTCAGCattagagatctctgggagagtttcaCAATTAATGCCTTGACCTTTTGAGAATTCCTCTTTGCAAAGATGATGGAGTAAAACATAAGAAATGTTTGACTTTAAAGGGTCTCCTTGGTTAGATGGAATATGAAGATTTATGGTGCATTGATTCTCTTTATCATATTTTTTGCTGATAGCATTTTCAGTTGTTTTATCCAAAGTCATGGCCATATCTGCCTTTCTGCAAGTCTCTCTATGTGTGGCCTTTTCTTGAAGGTCATCTTCTGTTAAATTCATTTGATTTGAGACACCAAGGATGTCATATTTTGAGGTAAAATTGTAATCGTTGTACATCTGAATTTGGGAGAAGTCCCCATCATAAGGCAAATCCTCCTGTTTCTTAGAAGTTGCATCTTCCAAGAAATCGGCTTCATCCATGTATGTGCAGCTTGACCTCCTTTATCGGTTGCTGCCTGGTCTTGATGTTCTTAATTGTAGCAACAGACCTTCTGGTTTTCATTGATTGTCTTCATTGTGTGTCTTAGTCCGTGCAAAACAAAAAGAGCctcattattaaatataatttatttaacgtATGAAACCAtgcttatcctagtgtctatgCCAGAACAaaatggatgccttttgtttagAGAAATGCAGTTATAAACAAGAAGGCAGAAAGCTCAATCAAGAGTAACTCATCCTAAAGCCTACATTAACATAATCAGTGGTATATAAGCAAGGAATTAGAAAGGAGGGGGGctaaattttttattcattaaaatttgaGGGAGACATTGGTCTCTAGTTAATGACCAAATATTTACCAACTTCTCTTAGGAAGTACTATTGGAAATTTGTTCTCCCCAAATAGGAGCTTGGAATGCAAGTAAAGGATTGATCTTTTTGAAGTACCACGGCTGTCACTTGTCTACACATCACTGATGGGCCGCTATGTGTGGCACTGAAAGCAGACTCAACTAAAACAAACCACCAGCCTACTCTGTTCTGGTGCTTTTTCATCTGTCCTCCCAGACATTCTGGTCCCCTTCTCCTGATTTTCCCTTGTATATTGGAGAAAGGCAGAGAAGGACTGACAGAAATATGAGCAAGGAACCAAAAGGTCTTTTGGACACCCAGAGGCCAATCTGCCATCAAGCCTCCCTCTTCTGATTAGAACCCAGGCAGAACCCAGTTCAAGAGGCTGCCTTGCTCTGAGCAGTCCTGTCAAGCTGCCACAGTCTGGTGGTAGCAGCGTGTCTCAGGGATACTCCTGAAAATGTTCAGAGCAAAACCAGCTGCCATTTGGTATgagtcttttattattttaaataaaatttaaagcatcCATTTAGATATCACTTCTTGATTTGTAAACTTTTGGGACAACTTTTTAGAAGTAGTATAATTACCTCCAGTTTTAAGGGAGTAACTGAGGCTCTGACTCAACCAAGGGACCCACAACCACTGGCTGGCCTCCCTTGCCCATATAATGATGGGGTTGGATGAACAGATCTCTGAGGGCCTCTTCCCCATCTAAATTTTTATGAGTCTGTGGACTTCTGCTTTATTATATAACCTAAAAAGCTAAAGCAATATGTTTGACAAAGAAAGTAAGATTAATTCTCcaagcaaaaaaagaataaacactaAATGTGGTAAAGATATCTATAAAACATTGTACAAAAATTTGAATTTATAGATATATGCCAATGTTAGAGaactcaaataaaaatattttgtttaaagtgagagggagaaagagagaagaaaaagaagaattatcgtcatcatcatcatcactgcaGGATTACTTTACCAGTCTAATATTTACTGTAAAGTGAAGGTCATGAACAAAATTGCCGGCTACTCAACTGAACTTGAAGAACAAGGGAAATGCTTCCCAGGAAAGTCAAAAGCACAGAGGGGAAGCAGGCATTGGGAGACCTGAATTTGAATTCCGGGTTTTCCACTCTTTAGCTCTGTGCCATcaggcaagttccttaacttttCGCagtcttagtttcctcttctgaaaaataggaataataatacctagCTCACAGGACTGCTAGATGAACATGAGATAAGCTATCTAAAGCTCTTGGCATAGTGCTCGGCACAGAGTGAGCAAACAATTATGGtagcttaaaaatgaaaaaaccagTCTCAgtgttggagtgctgaagaacgCCCAGGTATAGAAGGCTAGGTACTCTTTATCTGTGGGATATTTACAGGATAAAGGAATACATGGCATATATGAGACATGATCTCTATAGGAGccttaaaatgactttaaaaatctaCCTGGAAATGAATTTATTGTTTGATGGTGAAAACTATCACCAAATAATTTTAGATAAAACATTGTTTAAGtcatccaaatggccaacaggtacatgaaaagatactcaacattgctaatcgtcagggaaatgcagattgaAACtataatgagctatcacctcacacctgttagaatggccatcatcaagaagaaaagagataacaaatgttggcgaggatgtggagaaaagggaacccttgtatactgttggtgcagccactatggaaaacaatatgaaagttcttcagaaaataaaaaatagatttaccatatgatccagcaattccacttctggatatatacccaaatgaaatgaaaacaggatatcaataagatacctgcactcccatgtttattgcatcattgtttgcaatagccaagacatggaaacaacctaagtgccatcaatggatgaatggataaagaagatgtcatatatatacattcttattcatattcttttccattatggtttatcacaggatattgaatatagttccctgtgctatacagtaggaccttgttgtttatccattccacatGTAATAGCTTGCATatcctaatcccaaactcccagttcatccctcccccacctcccccttggcagcacaagtctgttctccatgtctgtgcgcctgtttctgtttcatagataaattcattggtgtcatattttagattccacatataagtggtatcatatggtatttgtcttactctttctgacttacttcacttagtatgataatcactagggccatccatgtcactgcaaatggcattgtttcattcttttttatggctgagtagtattccactgtatatgtgtaccacatcttctttatccattcatctgtcaacggacatttaggttgtttccatgtcatggctattgtaaatagtgctgcagtgaacattggggtgcatgtatggaAGATGTCATATGTATATtatgagaaagaaggacatcctGCCATTTACCATAACATTAATGGACCTTGAgcacattgtgctaagtgaaataagtcagagaaatacaagTACTGTATGGTacaacttatatgtggaatctaaaaaaagctaaacgcataaaaacagagagtagaatggtggttaccaggggatggagggtggggggaTAAGACaaatgttgtttaagggtacagaCCTGCAACGAGCAGTGAATAAACCCTAGAGATCTAAAGCACAGCATAATGAGtatagacaacaatattgtattataatcatcaaacttTCTAAGAGACTAGAACTTAAGTATcccaaccactaaaaaaaatgataattatgtaacATGATAGAGGTCTAATTATCACTAAGATggtaatcatattacaatatgtaaatggatcaaattaacatgttgtataccttaaaattACACcttgttatatgtcaaatatattttaattttttaaagttgtctaATTTTTGAGGGGAAAAAGCATCTTTAAATGcctacagagaaaagaaagatgaattCTAGTTTTGCAGGACTTTTAATGACCCAAGCTATAGGCTGAAACTCATCCTCATGCCTTCCTTGTATCTTGAGGTACTCATTGCTGAGCATTTCTTGCTATGGAAGCCCTTCTTGCTATGGAAGAAAAGACCCTTTGTTAGCCAGATcctaatttctaaaatatcattCTGTTTAAactgataaagtttaatttttgccatgactcttcagaaaaagaaaaaagagcaaccACCAAGACAAGCTAGAAGCTTGAGGAACTCTCTCATTACACACAGGAAAACAGCTTCtgttattattatagttatttttgtgtgtgattgcAAGCTATTAAAAGGATTTTTTCTGCTAAAGGACAAGCTACATCCTTAGAATCATAATGGGCACCTTACAGGTAGCTGGAAGCAACTAGACCATCTTCCCACATCAATACTCGGCTCCGTCTTAGAATCCTAAGGTGAATCCTAAGAGGTTCCAGTCAGAACCCAACAGAACTTTTCTATAGAACCCAATTTGACTTACTGAGTTCAGGTGAACATATTTGGGGCCATGACTGCTTTTGCAGCTCTCCTGACCATTATGTGCTCAGCAGCAGCTCACAAATCACGCTGAGAGTGAATACTTTGAGCAAAAGAGGCCAGCACATCACAGCGACCTGGCCCTGTGGAAACAGTTCAGTCTGGGCCCCGAATAGGGATGAACAGCAAAGTGCTCACCATGCTGACCTCTATTCCCTGTGTGGTTTACTTTATTATGAAGTCCGAATTTGGTGCTGAGGTGCTGGCCTAACCTCACTAATATGCCTagtttaagagaagaaaataaccaTGGCTGGGATGACTGCAAATCTGATGGATTCAACTAAGAATGTCTATAGATGGATAAACCAAAACTCCTTGGTTGTTGGAGACCAAAGATGGTCAGCGAATCATTGTTTCTGGCTGGTAGGTGATGTTTGTTCTATCTACCAGGCCCATTTAGTGGTAATACAGATGTTATATATGATGTTATGTATCAGAGGACTGTTTCCATCTTCAAAGGAAAACTGTGGGGCTGTGTGCCTGTGACAGTCTCTTAGCCTCATCCCCAATACGCTCTGTTCTGTGTTTAGACCTCTGCTAGCCTCCAACAGGGTGCACCTGGCCCCGAGGCAGAGGAGAAAACAGGCGTTGTTGCCACCAACgcttccctgcctccttccacTAAAGAACTTAACACTCAGGTCCTGAACCCCACTCTTCTAAGATCAACCCTACTTTCTGTAATGGTAATAGGAGTTGACTGTTGGAAACAATGATTCAGCAATCCAAAATCTTCTTACTCCTTTATATGTGTGTCATTAAGAATGTGACTAGATTACAGTTAGGA is a window encoding:
- the AKNAD1 gene encoding protein AKNAD1; its protein translation is MDEADFLEDATSKKQEDLPYDGDFSQIQMYNDYNFTSKYDILGVSNQMNLTEDDLQEKATHRETCRKADMAMTLDKTTENAISKKYDKENQCTINLHIPSNQGDPLKSNISYVLLHHLCKEEFSKGQGINCETLPEISNADSFDGAIIKNIILQHVKNSWPTEQTSELTDQLNSKSDGENSNKPSCFPTTTEENTSDLEDPVAAGESSHQENSNFLTKIKSPGDKEKSCQGQTPQKQQAEQESSGNRFKYGQGQVHYWFSDSSKVAPKNNIIDKPLTTDKQASFSPKLRDKSAIVQDISESMSRSNDVEKQEQKWKTPEPSQQIEMEPTVHIHQEHLAGIESDTSPSKMPLTSQKDPSSNSSYTFHMISQGKQMCQKLKEQTDQLKTKVQEFSKSIAQDSPYHLKDRRLVLQKLQGHLELLEQEFLANKEKHLTLKQQVHKHESPAVDEFDPERKVEGEIFTSEMLLEDFKEKINKGKHTSAVSLPVSSQINPDDLSSTSSPFSNEEEPNNTSGRQDGAETTGARCAFCHRVLEWKQKMEKKGHRGINRGRFPVAIQDKARHPDSLLGSDTGVSCYSASGTGLQSNKCENCSTKIHNSQRVCGKASSKEFHYIFNTPGQNFFNHSKRSAFAQLRYLNENKNSSPSHSKPKWITFQSANSKSSYDECELIPGNSDLATPSPHSHSCRISESTSSSNFTGIEETESEILNSSLDHSLRTATILKQTTDQMIRTIAEDLAKVQRWRNRLKY